A DNA window from Helianthus annuus cultivar XRQ/B chromosome 15, HanXRQr2.0-SUNRISE, whole genome shotgun sequence contains the following coding sequences:
- the LOC110912782 gene encoding CBL-interacting protein kinase 2, with protein MENMENVLMQKYEFGKMLGQGNFAKVYHARNLISGENIAVKVIDKEKVLKVGLIDQTKREISVMGMVKHPNIIQLYEVMATKTKIYFAMEYAKGGELFDKVAKGRLKEDVARKYFQQLICAVDFCHSRGVYHRDLKPENLLLDEYGNLKVTDFGLSVHASCTHLDGLLHTTCGTPAYVAPEVISRRGYDGAKSDIWSCGVVLFVLLTGQLPFKDSNIMQLYKKISKAEYKCPSSLPPDVRKLLKRILDPNPVTRISMNKIMENSWFNEGFDAKQMKNSLETDPPSCHADVIVKPLFDPKKPDFNKVSSFNAFDIISLSTGFDLSGLFVENDQKDEVKFTSLKPASDIISKMEQIATGLKMEIGKNKGGLLKFKKVCESGNTSLFIDVEIFEITTGFHMVEVKKSGGDAFEYRKILKNDIKPALGDIVFAWHGE; from the coding sequence atggagaatatggaaaacGTGTTGATGCAAAAGTACGAATTTGGGAAAATGCTCGGTCAAGGTAATTTCGCTAAAGTTTATCATGCCCGGAACTTGATATCGGGCGAAAATATAGCCGTTAAAGTGATCGACAAAGAAAAGGTTTTGAAAGTCGGACTGATCGATCAAACTAAACGCGAGATATCGGTTATGGGAATGGTAAAACACCCGAATATCATTCAGCTTTACGAAGTTATGGCAACCAAAACGAAGATCTACTTCGCAATGGAATACGCAAAAGGCGGTGAGCTTTTCGATAAGGTAGCTAAAGGACGGTTGAAAGAAGATGTTGCAAGAAAGTATTTCCAACAGTTGATCTGTGCCGTTGATTTCTGTCACAGTAGAGGCGTGTATCACCGTgatttaaaacccgaaaacctgcTGCTAGACGAGTATGGAAATTTAAAGGTAACGGATTTCGGGTTAAGTGTTCACGCGTCGTGCACGCACTTAGATGGATTACTTCACACGACATGTGGCACTCCGGCCTACGTGGCGCCTGAAGTGATTAGTAGAAGAGGGTATGATGGTGCTAAATCTGACATTTGGTCTTGTGGGGTGGTTTTGTTCGTTCTTTTGACCGGTCAACTTCCGTTTAAGGACTCGAATATCATGCAGCTGTATAAAAAGATCAGCAAGGCTGAATATAAGTGTCCGAGTTCGCTTCCACCAGACGTTCGTAAGCTGCTAAAACGAATTCTTGACCCGAACCCAGTTACTAGAATATCCATGAACAAGATTATGGAAAATTCGTGGTTTAACGAAGGATTCGACGCTAAACAGATGAAGAACAGTTTGGAAACGGACCCGCCTTCGTGTCATGCTGATGTCATCGTCAAACCGCTTTTTGACCCGAAAAAGCCCGACTTCAATAAGGTTTCGAGTTTTAACGCTTTTGATATCATCTCTCTATCAACCGGATTCGACTTATCGGGTTTGtttgttgaaaatgatcaaaaGGATGAAGTTAAGTTTACTTCGTTAAAGCCCGCATCGGATATTATATCGAAAATGGAACAAATCGCCACCGGTTTAAAGATGGAAATTGGTAAGAACAAAGGAGGCTTGTTAAAGTTTAAGAAAGTTTGTGAAAGTGGAAACACTTCATTGTTTATTGATGTGGAGATATTTGAAATCACTACCGGTTTTCATATGGTAGAGGTGAAGAAATCGGGTGGTGATGCGTTCGAGTATCGGAAGATACTGAAAAACGACATAAAACCGGCTCTTGGAGACATTGTTTTCGCTTGGCATGGCGAGTAA